A window of the Lolium perenne isolate Kyuss_39 chromosome 7, Kyuss_2.0, whole genome shotgun sequence genome harbors these coding sequences:
- the LOC139833534 gene encoding F-box protein At5g49610-like — translation MPPGGGGQHGCTKQEHPPATGLRRGEDKLPLPTLPSPAITTIVYQRRKKQQAVVSIPEGPLLEILSRVPYKSLCRFTCVSSSWLALCSDPDVRKRSPQGLSGFFHKHRHGNGLKFHNLSGRGPPLVDPSLPFILRVYERFMVVQCSGSLLLCECWKPAERYEFDLVVCNPATQKWIVLPPIEFLDEEDGDLVSFRPVDVYLGSAAASPTCFVVLVPLHRLHDVAIYSSETGQWTRSGWCDEEDVTVATAECVFLKGFMHLTLDEPFILAVDTKGEDWRRIPLPGDMEPSYGNTSMGQSRGLLHAWYIDPDEDYQLSVWVLKDYDSDRWRLKHTVDVLELFDTECHGKFCEMFAIHPERNLIYITNGEDTTLSYDMDSQKVEAMCTSGEFLGGLPYIASFAEWLPDDH, via the exons ATGCCACCCGGAGGCGGCGGCCAGCATGGCTGCACGAAGCAGGAACACCCACCGGCGACCGGCCTCCGCCGTGGCGAGGACAAACTGCCCCTTCCTACGCTGCCGTCCCCCGCCATTACCACCATAGTTTATCAG aggaggaagaagcagcAGGCTGTGGTGAGCATCCCCGAGGGTCCCCTTTTGGAGATCCTGTCGCGGGTGCCCTACAAGTCGCTCTGCCGCTTCACGTGCGTGTCCAGTTCGTGGCTCGCGCTCTGCTCCGACCCCGACGTCCGCAAGAGGTCGCCGCAGGGCCTTTCCGGCTTCTTCCACAAGCACAGACATGGAAACGGCCTGAAATTCCACAATCTGTCCGGCAGAGGCCCCCCTCTGGTTGATCCATCTCTCCCCTTTATCTTGCGCGTCTATGAGCGCTTCATGGTTGTGCAATGCAGCGGCAGCCTTCTCCTCTGCGAATGCTGGAAACCTGCCGAGAGATACGAGTTCGATCTTGTTGTGTGCAATCCTGCGACTCAGAAGTGGATCGTGCTACCTCCTATAGAGTTTTTGGATGAAGAGGACGGTGACCTCGTGTCTTTCCGACCGGTGGATGTCTACCTAGGGTCCGCCGCAGCCAGTCCAACTTGCTTTGTGGTGCTTGTTCCCCTACATCGTCTACACGATGTGGCCATCTACTCATCGGAAACTGGACAATGGACACGGAGCGGGTGGTGTGACGAAGAAGACGTTACTGTTGCTACTGCAGAGTGTGTCTTTCTGAAGGGCTTTATGCATTTGACGCTCGATGAACCTTTTATACTTGCAGTGGACACAAAGGGGGAGGATTGGAGGAGAATTCCTCTTCCGGGAGACATGGAACCCAGCTATGGTAACACTTCAATGGGGCAGTCTCGGGGACTCTTGCATGCTTGGTATatagatcctgatgaagattaccaACTCTCTGTTTGGGTGCTTAAGGATTATGACAGTGATAGATGGAGACTAAAGCACACTGTTGACGTTTTGGAACTATTTGATACTGAATGTCATGGTAAATTCTGTGAGATGTTTGCAATTCATCCAGAACGGAATTTGATTTACATTACTAATGGGGAGGATACAACTCTGTCATATGATATGGATAGCCAGAAAGTGGAAGCTATGTGTACTTCTGGGGAGTTCCTGGGTGGTCTACCTTATATTGCCAGTTTTGCAGAATGGCTGCCAGATGATCATTGA
- the LOC127318089 gene encoding peroxidase 1, producing the protein MATIRPLLLTLALLAVLAASSAVVAQLEIGFYSKTCPNAEDIVREEMVKIIAAAPSLAGPLLRLHFHDCFVRGCDASVLLDSTTHNVAEKDAKPNKSLRGFGSVERVKAKLEAVCPGIVSCADVLTLMSRDAVVLAKGPTWPVALGRRDGRVSSATEASHDLPPASGDVPLLARIFASKGLSLKDLVVLSGAHTLGTAHCPSYADRLYNATGEDGAYGLVDQSLDSEYADKLRLKCKSLDDQSMLSEMDPGSYKTFDSSYYGHVAKRRGLFRSDAALLADATTRDYVQRVATGKFDAEFFSDFSESMIKMGNVGVLTGAEGQIRKKCYVLN; encoded by the exons ATGGCGACGATCAGGCCTTTGCTTCTCACTCTTGCCCTCCTGGCCGTCCTCGCAGCTAGCTCGGCAGTAGTGGCTCAGCTGGAGATCGGCTTCTACAGCAAGACATGCCCGAATGCCGAAGACATTGTCCGCGAGGAGATGGTCAAGATCATCGCCGCCGCGCCCAGCCTCGCCGGCCCGCTCCTCCGGCTCCATTTCCACGACTGTTTTGTCAGG GGTTGTGATGCCTCCGTGCTGCTCGACTCCACGACGCACAACGTAGCGGAGAAGGACGCCAAGCCGAACAAGAGCCTGCGAGGGTTCGGCTCCGTGGAGCGCGTGAAGGCCAAGCTCGAGGCCGTCTGCCCGGGCATCGTCTCCTGCGCCGACGTACTCACCCTCATGAGCCGGGACGCCGTGGTGCTGGCCAAAGGCCCCACCTGGCCGGTGGCGCTGGGCAGGCGAGACGGCAGGGTGTCCAGCGCCACGGAAGCCAGCCACGATCTTCCCCCGGCCTCCGGCGACGTACCTCTGCTCGCCAGGATCTTCGCATCCAAGGGGCTCAGCCTCAAGGACCTCGTCGTCCTCTCCGGCGCACACACCCTCGGCACGGCGCACTGCCCGTCCTACGCCGACCGCCTCTACAACGCCACCGGCGAGGACGGCGCGTACGGCCTCGTCGACCAGTCCCTGGACAGCGAGTACGCGGACAAGCTGAGGCTCAAGTGCAAGAGCCTCGACGACCAGAGCATGCTGTCGGAGATGGACCCCGGGAGCTACAAGACCTTCGACAGCAGCTACTACGGCCACGTCGCAAAGCGGAGGGGACTCTTCCGCTCCGACGCTGCACTCCTCGCCGACGCGACCACCAGGGACTACGTCCAGCGCGTCGCCACGGGGAAGTTCGATGCTGAGTTCTTCAGTGACTTCAGCGAGTCCATGATTAAGATGGGCAACGTCGGCGTGCTCACTGGTGCCGAGGGACAGATCAGGAAGAAGTGCTACGTCCTCAACTAG